The following are from one region of the Desulfuromonas acetexigens genome:
- the topA gene encoding type I DNA topoisomerase: protein MAKSLVIVESPAKAKTIEKFLGKGFKVLASYGHVRALPSKQGSVDVAHDFEPKYHVLPESQKQLDLLKKEVQGSDELILATDLDREGEAIAWHLLEALGIDEQGSKPIVKRVTFHEITKDAILKAMSEPRQIARDLVDAQQARSILDYLVGFNLSPFLWKKIRYGLSAGRVQSVALRLICEREKEIAAFLPQEYWTIDALLRAASGQDFKARLFTVDGKRLDKLEIGDEGTAQNLVTEVAKEDFQVSSLVRKEKKRNPAAPFTTSTLQQEASRKLGFSARKTMSTAQKLYEGIDIGQGSVGLITYMRTDSVALSSVATNEAREVISQRFGKEYALDQPRVYKSKAKNAQEAHEAIRPTTIANTPEKIKSSLSSDQFRLYQLIWTRTVASQMAAAVLEATTVDLAAGERFSFRASGQVIRFPGFMKLYIEGTDSPDEEQEGTLPALTEGEAVKRKELLPEQHFTQAPPRFTEASLVKTLEEYGIGRPSTYASIMNTLVVRKYVRLEKRAFFAEDVGMVVNDLLVNHFARYVDYDFTAKLEEDLDAISRGEETWRPVIRGFWEPFITLLKQKETEVTKEDLTTEKTDRVCPDCGQPLVIKLGRSGRFLACSGFPECRYTEPLSAEEQPEPEVSEEKCDKCGAPMLIKMGRYGKFLACSAYPGCKNIQPLVKPKSLDIPCPECKEGELMEKKSRYGKIFYSCSRYPQCKYALWDLPINEPCPKCGHPVIVEKVTKRYGTFRKCPTENCDWKLELVPPEKKSAAKAAPAKKVAAKKAPAKKAKAEKSEE from the coding sequence ATGGCAAAATCACTGGTCATCGTCGAGTCTCCCGCCAAGGCGAAAACCATCGAAAAATTTCTCGGCAAGGGCTTTAAGGTCCTCGCCTCCTACGGTCACGTCCGCGCCCTGCCGAGCAAGCAGGGGTCGGTAGATGTCGCCCATGACTTCGAACCGAAATATCATGTTCTGCCAGAGAGCCAGAAACAGCTCGACCTGCTGAAAAAGGAAGTACAGGGGAGCGACGAACTGATCCTCGCCACCGACCTTGACCGCGAAGGGGAGGCTATCGCCTGGCATCTGCTCGAAGCCCTCGGCATCGATGAGCAGGGGAGCAAACCAATTGTCAAGCGCGTCACCTTTCACGAGATCACCAAGGACGCCATCCTTAAAGCGATGAGCGAACCCCGGCAGATCGCCCGGGATCTGGTCGACGCCCAGCAGGCCCGTTCGATCCTCGATTATCTCGTTGGTTTCAATCTCTCTCCTTTCCTCTGGAAGAAAATCCGCTACGGTCTCTCCGCCGGCCGGGTGCAGTCGGTGGCCCTGCGCCTGATCTGCGAACGGGAAAAAGAGATCGCCGCCTTCCTTCCCCAGGAATACTGGACCATCGATGCCCTGTTGCGCGCCGCGAGCGGGCAGGATTTCAAGGCGCGACTCTTCACCGTCGACGGCAAGCGCCTGGACAAGTTGGAGATCGGCGACGAAGGGACCGCCCAGAATTTGGTGACGGAGGTCGCCAAAGAGGATTTTCAGGTTTCCTCCCTGGTGCGCAAGGAGAAAAAGCGCAACCCGGCGGCCCCCTTCACCACCAGCACCCTGCAACAGGAAGCGAGCCGCAAGCTCGGCTTCTCGGCGCGCAAGACCATGTCCACGGCGCAGAAACTGTACGAGGGGATCGACATCGGCCAGGGTTCCGTCGGTCTGATCACCTACATGCGTACCGACTCGGTGGCCCTGTCGTCGGTTGCCACCAATGAGGCGCGGGAGGTCATCAGCCAGCGCTTCGGCAAGGAATATGCGCTGGACCAGCCGCGGGTTTACAAGAGCAAGGCGAAAAACGCCCAGGAAGCCCATGAGGCGATCCGCCCCACGACCATCGCCAACACCCCGGAGAAGATCAAGTCCTCCCTCTCCTCCGATCAGTTCCGCCTTTATCAGCTCATCTGGACCCGTACCGTCGCCTCGCAGATGGCCGCCGCGGTGCTCGAAGCGACCACCGTCGATCTGGCGGCGGGGGAACGCTTCTCCTTCCGTGCCAGCGGGCAGGTCATCCGCTTCCCCGGCTTCATGAAGCTCTACATCGAAGGGACCGACAGCCCCGACGAGGAACAGGAAGGCACCCTGCCGGCCCTGACCGAAGGGGAGGCCGTTAAGCGCAAGGAACTGCTGCCGGAACAGCACTTCACCCAGGCGCCCCCCCGCTTCACCGAGGCCAGCCTGGTCAAGACCCTGGAGGAATACGGCATCGGCCGGCCTTCGACCTACGCTTCGATCATGAACACCCTGGTGGTGCGCAAGTACGTGCGGCTGGAAAAACGGGCCTTTTTCGCCGAGGACGTGGGAATGGTGGTCAACGACCTGTTGGTCAACCACTTCGCCCGCTATGTCGACTATGACTTCACCGCCAAACTGGAAGAAGACCTCGACGCCATCTCGCGGGGAGAGGAAACCTGGCGACCGGTCATCCGTGGCTTCTGGGAACCTTTCATCACCCTGCTCAAGCAGAAGGAGACAGAGGTCACCAAGGAAGACCTGACCACCGAAAAGACCGACCGGGTCTGCCCCGACTGTGGCCAGCCGCTGGTCATCAAGCTCGGCCGCAGCGGCCGTTTTCTCGCCTGCAGCGGTTTTCCCGAATGCCGCTACACCGAGCCCCTCTCCGCCGAGGAACAACCCGAACCGGAAGTTTCCGAGGAAAAGTGCGACAAGTGCGGCGCGCCGATGCTCATCAAAATGGGGCGCTACGGCAAGTTCCTGGCCTGCAGCGCCTATCCCGGCTGCAAGAACATTCAGCCGCTGGTTAAACCCAAGTCCCTCGACATCCCCTGCCCCGAGTGCAAAGAAGGGGAACTGATGGAAAAGAAGAGCCGCTACGGCAAGATCTTCTATTCCTGCAGCCGCTATCCCCAGTGCAAATACGCCCTCTGGGATCTGCCGATCAACGAGCCCTGTCCCAAATGCGGCCATCCGGTAATCGTCGAAAAGGTCACCAAACGCTACGGCACCTTCCGCAAGTGTCCGACGGAAAACTGCGACTGGAAGTTGGAACTGGTACCACCGGAGAAGAAGAGCGCCGCGAAGGCGGCCCCGGCCAAGAAAGTAGCGGCCAAGAAGGCTCCGGCGAAAAAAGCCAAGGCCGAAAAGTCCGAAGAGTAA
- a CDS encoding DUF494 family protein, whose protein sequence is MRERVLAIVSIIAQYVMADSTQLTENDIVEGLMAEGFDAAEIDAAFRWMEDLNLQTSSSDTPPLHLPTHRIFTLEETWGLSTEARGFLIRLRALGIVDDEAEEEIIERALQIAEDDVSLNEIKALAALVLFSRNTRDWHREVDCFMEDDWGRMFH, encoded by the coding sequence TTGAGAGAGCGGGTTCTGGCTATCGTGAGCATCATCGCCCAGTATGTCATGGCCGACAGCACGCAACTCACCGAAAACGATATTGTTGAAGGATTGATGGCCGAAGGCTTCGACGCCGCGGAAATCGACGCCGCCTTTCGCTGGATGGAAGATCTCAACCTGCAAACGTCCTCATCCGACACCCCCCCGCTGCACCTTCCGACCCACCGGATCTTCACCCTGGAGGAAACCTGGGGGCTGTCTACCGAGGCCAGGGGCTTTCTCATCCGCCTGCGCGCCCTGGGCATCGTCGATGACGAAGCCGAGGAAGAGATCATCGAACGCGCCCTGCAGATCGCCGAGGACGATGTTTCCCTCAATGAGATAAAGGCGTTGGCGGCCCTTGTCCTCTTTTCCCGAAACACCCGGGACTGGCACCGGGAAGTCGATTGCTTCATGGAGGACGACTGGGGACGGATGTTCCACTGA